One genomic window of Solanum dulcamara chromosome 12, daSolDulc1.2, whole genome shotgun sequence includes the following:
- the LOC129876734 gene encoding cytochrome P450 703A2, translating to MIDLTSFVIVLLCTYLLNLINYCVALLGAYLISELLHFSLIHKSKREINRLPPGPKQWPIVGNLFQLGQLPHRDMASFCEKYGPLVYLRLGNVDAITTNDPEIIREILVQQDDVFASRPRTLAAIHLAYGCGDVALAPLGPKWKRMRRVCMEHLLTTKRLESFAKHRADEAQSLVKDVWAKAQKGQIVNLREILGGFSMNNVTRMLLGKQYFGAESAGPQEAMEFMHVTHELFWLLGVIYLGDYLPLWRWIDPYGCEKKMREVEKRIDDFHMRIIEEHRKNKGNNNNNIDDDEMDFVDVLLSLPGEDEGDGNGKQNMNDVEIKALIQDMIAAATDTSAVTNEWAMAEVIRHPRVLKKIQEELDIVVGSGRMVTESDLIHLKYLRCVVRETFRMHPAGPFLIPHESTRDTKINGYYIPAKTRVFINTHGLGRNTKIWDNIDEFRPERHLPPNDENIDNEKNMLMTSSSRVEISHGPDFKILPFSAGKRKCPGAPLGVKLVLMALARLFHCYDWSPPNGIKHEDIDTNEVYGMTMPKAKPLMAIAKPRLRAHLYQ from the exons atgattgacttgactagttttgttattgtCCTTCTTTGCACATATCTTCTTAATTTGATCAATTATTGTGTAGCCCTTCTTGGCGCATATCTTATTTCCGAACTACTGCATTTTTCACTCATCCACAAGTCGAAACGAGAAATTAATCGACTCCCTCCTGGTCCAAAACAATGGCCTATTGTAGGCAACCTTTTTCAGTTAGGGCAATTACCTCATCGAGACATGGCGTCTTTCTGCGAAAAATATGGGCCATTGGTCTACCTTCGACTAG GTAATGTTGATGCTATCACCACCAATGATccagaaatcataagagaaataCTTGTACAACAAGACGATGTTTTTGCATCAAGGCCAAGAACTCTTGCTGCCATTCATCTAGCTTATGGTTGTGGGGATGTGGCATTGGCTCCTTTAGGTCCAAAATGGAAAAGAATGAGAAGAGTTTGTATGGAACATTTGTTGACAACTAAAAGGCTTGAATCATTTGCAAAACATAGGGCAGATGAAGCCCAAAGTCTAGTTAAAGATGTTTGGGCCAAAGCCCAAAAAGGACAaatagtgaacttgagggaaatTTTGGGTGGATTTTCAATGAACAATGTGACTAGGATGTTATTAGGGAAACAATATTTTGGGGCAGAATCAGCAGGACCACAAGAAGCAATGGAATTTATGCATGTAACACATGAGTTATTTTGGCTACTTGGAGTGATTTATTTAGGTGATTATTTACCTTTGTGGAGGTGGATTGATCCTTATGGTTGTGAGAAAAAAATGAGAGAAGTAGAGAaaaggattgatgattttcatatgAGAATAATTGAAGAACATAGAAAGAACAaaggtaataataataataatattgatgatgatgaaatggaCTTTGTGGATGTTTTATTGTCTCTTCCAGGAGAAGATGAAGGAGATGGTAATGGAAAACAAAACATGAATGATGTAGAGATTAAAGCTCTAATTcag GATATGATAGCTGCAGCCACAGACACTTCTGCTGTGACCAATGAATGGGCAATGGCTGAGGTGATTAGGCATCCACGTGTCCTCAAGAAGATCCAAGAAGAACTCGATATAGTTGTCGGGTCGGGTCGGATGGTAACTGAATCCGACTTGATTCATCTCAAGTACCTCCGTTGTGTAGTACGTGAAACTTTCCGAATGCACCCTGCGGGTCCATTCTTAATCCCACATGAATCAACGCGTGATACTAAGATCAACGGGTATTATATCCCAGCCAAGACACGCGTGTTTATCAACACGCACGGTCTTGGCAGGAACACAAAGATTTGGGACAACATTGATGAGTTTAGGCCAGAGAGACATTTGCCAccaaatgatgaaaatattgataATGAAAAAAACATGTTGATGACTAGTAGTAGTAGAGTTGAGATAAGTCATGGTCCAGATTTCAAGATTTTGCCGTTTAGTGCTGGAAAAAGGAAGTGTCCTGGTGCACCATTGGGTGTGAAATTGGTGCTTATGGCATTGGCTAGGTTGTTTCATTGCTATGATTGGAGTCCACCAAATGGAATAAAGCATGAAGATATTGACACAAATGAGGTTTATGGAATGACTATGCCTAAAGCTAAGCCATTGATGGCTATTGCTAAGCCTAGACTGCGTGCTCACTTGTaccaataa